The Hymenobacter sp. DG01 genome has a segment encoding these proteins:
- a CDS encoding chorismate mutase: MEQLLTSPADAAEHPKFLAKKPLIISGPCSAETEEQLIATCTQLAATGKVDMLRAGIWKPRTKPGLFEGIGTKGLPWLQRAKQLTGLPTTVEVATPKHVEDALAFDVDVLWIGARTTVNPFSVQALADALRGVDIPVFIKNPVHPDLELWMGAVERLAKVGNQKIGLIHRGFASYGNTEYRNAPMWHLPIEMKRRLPDLPIICDPSHICGNRTGLASVAQKSIDLDFDGLMLESHIDPDNAWSDAKQQVTPQRLAELLDGLIWRHETTDQQEFLNKLNQLRTQINQLDDEILHLLGRRMQVAESIGQYKKDNGITILQTSRWNEILERGIQQGNRLGLTRDFILKYFDAVHLESINRQNRVMNRENLE, encoded by the coding sequence ATGGAACAGCTACTCACCTCTCCTGCCGACGCGGCTGAGCACCCGAAATTCCTTGCCAAAAAGCCGCTTATCATTTCCGGGCCGTGCTCGGCCGAAACCGAGGAACAGCTTATTGCCACCTGCACTCAGCTAGCCGCCACCGGCAAGGTAGATATGCTCCGGGCCGGCATCTGGAAGCCCCGCACCAAACCCGGTCTGTTCGAGGGCATTGGCACCAAGGGCCTCCCCTGGCTGCAGCGCGCCAAGCAGCTGACGGGCCTGCCCACCACCGTGGAAGTAGCTACACCCAAGCACGTAGAAGACGCCTTGGCCTTCGATGTGGACGTGCTCTGGATTGGGGCCCGCACCACGGTAAACCCCTTCTCGGTGCAGGCCCTGGCCGATGCGCTGCGGGGCGTAGATATTCCGGTGTTCATCAAGAACCCCGTGCACCCCGACCTGGAGCTGTGGATGGGCGCCGTGGAGCGCCTGGCCAAGGTAGGCAACCAGAAAATCGGGCTGATTCACCGGGGCTTCGCCAGCTACGGCAACACCGAGTACCGCAACGCCCCCATGTGGCACCTGCCGATTGAGATGAAGCGCCGCCTGCCCGACCTCCCCATCATCTGCGACCCGAGCCACATCTGCGGCAACCGCACTGGCCTGGCCAGCGTGGCCCAGAAAAGCATCGACCTGGACTTCGACGGGCTGATGCTGGAGTCGCACATTGACCCCGACAATGCCTGGAGCGACGCCAAGCAGCAGGTAACGCCCCAGCGCCTCGCGGAGCTGCTCGACGGCCTGATCTGGCGCCACGAAACCACCGACCAGCAGGAGTTTCTCAACAAGCTCAATCAGCTGCGTACCCAAATCAACCAGCTCGATGATGAGATTCTGCACCTATTGGGCCGCCGCATGCAGGTAGCCGAGAGCATCGGACAGTACAAGAAGGATAACGGCATCACCATTCTGCAAACCAGCCGCTGGAACGAGATTCTGGAGCGCGGCATTCAGCAGGGTAACCGGCTGGGCCTCACCCGCGACTTCATCCTCAAATACTTCGACGCCGTGCACCTGGAGTCCATCAACCGCCAGAACCGCGTGATGAACCGCGAGAA
- a CDS encoding prephenate dehydratase, which yields MLPAVAIQGFEGSFHQIAARRFFSPAVEVVTCATFGEVVNSVVRGTAGAAVLAIENSIAGSILPNYTLLRKSGLRVMGETYLHIRQHLMALPGQQLEDITEVHSHPMALLQCADYLSRYPHWRLVETEDTALSAQRIREGSRAGVAAVAGTLASELFGLPILQADIHSEKKNYTRFLVVARPENAREVEQPNKASLYFHTAHAQGSLARVLVRIAELGINLSKLQSCPKPGSTWHYYFHADLEFEQPEQLQAAIQAITPLTEGLEVLGVYHKGDTH from the coding sequence ATGCTCCCAGCCGTTGCCATTCAGGGTTTCGAAGGCAGTTTCCACCAGATAGCCGCCCGGCGCTTCTTTAGCCCGGCGGTGGAGGTAGTGACCTGCGCCACGTTTGGAGAGGTAGTGAATTCGGTGGTGCGGGGCACGGCCGGGGCGGCGGTACTGGCCATCGAAAACTCCATTGCCGGCAGCATTCTGCCCAACTACACCTTGCTACGCAAGTCGGGGCTGCGGGTGATGGGCGAGACGTATCTGCACATCCGCCAGCACCTGATGGCCCTGCCGGGACAGCAACTGGAGGATATTACCGAAGTGCACTCCCACCCCATGGCCCTGCTGCAGTGCGCCGACTACCTCAGCCGCTACCCACACTGGCGCCTGGTGGAAACGGAGGATACGGCCCTGAGCGCCCAGCGCATCCGGGAGGGTAGCCGCGCGGGCGTGGCGGCCGTGGCCGGCACCCTGGCCTCAGAGCTGTTCGGGTTGCCCATTCTGCAGGCCGATATCCACTCCGAGAAAAAGAACTACACCCGTTTTCTGGTGGTAGCCCGCCCCGAAAATGCCCGGGAGGTGGAGCAGCCCAACAAAGCCTCGCTCTACTTCCATACTGCTCACGCTCAGGGCAGTCTGGCGCGGGTACTGGTGCGCATTGCCGAGCTGGGCATCAACCTATCCAAGCTGCAGTCATGCCCCAAGCCGGGCAGCACCTGGCACTACTACTTCCACGCCGACCTGGAATTCGAGCAGCCTGAACAGCTGCAGGCTGCTATCCAGGCCATTACTCCACTTACGGAGGGTCTGGAAGTGCTGGGAGTTTATCATAAGGGCGATACGCATTAA
- a CDS encoding pyridoxal phosphate-dependent aminotransferase: MHVSVASRLQHTQEYYFSQKLREIDGLNKAGKQIINLGIGSPDLPPHPRVVAALTQAAEQPNTHAYQSYKGVPALRQAMAGWYQRQYGVTLDPEAEILPLLGSKEGIIHVSMTFLEAGDEVLIPNPGYPAYRAAAHLSGATPVEYDLTAGNHWLPDLETLARRDLSRVKLMWVNYPHMPTGTAADTAFFAKLVTFATEHNILLVHDNPYSFILNTEQPQSLLAVPGAREVVLELNSLSKSHNMAGWRVGMLAGRADLLQEVLRFKSNLDSGMFLPVQLAAVEALNLDATWYQELNAHYAARRELVFELLDVIGCSYSRNQVGLFVWATIPAGYADGYALSDELLYNANVFITPGGIFGSNGNGFIRVSLCQTTEVLQAALERVRAVS; the protein is encoded by the coding sequence ATGCACGTTTCCGTAGCCAGCCGCCTTCAGCATACTCAGGAGTACTACTTCTCGCAGAAGCTGCGGGAAATTGACGGCCTCAACAAAGCCGGCAAGCAGATCATCAACCTGGGCATTGGCTCTCCTGATCTGCCGCCTCACCCCAGGGTAGTAGCGGCTCTCACGCAAGCGGCCGAGCAGCCCAATACGCACGCCTACCAGAGCTACAAGGGGGTGCCCGCCCTGCGCCAGGCCATGGCCGGCTGGTACCAGCGGCAGTACGGCGTAACGCTAGACCCGGAAGCGGAAATCCTACCCCTGCTGGGTTCCAAGGAGGGCATTATTCATGTGAGCATGACATTTCTGGAGGCCGGCGACGAGGTGCTGATTCCCAACCCAGGCTACCCCGCCTATCGGGCTGCCGCCCACCTGAGCGGCGCTACCCCCGTGGAGTACGACCTAACCGCCGGCAACCACTGGCTGCCCGACCTGGAAACTTTGGCCCGCCGCGACCTGAGCCGGGTGAAGCTGATGTGGGTAAACTACCCCCACATGCCCACTGGTACCGCCGCCGATACCGCGTTCTTCGCGAAGCTGGTGACCTTCGCCACAGAGCATAACATCCTGCTGGTTCACGACAACCCGTACAGCTTTATCCTGAACACGGAGCAGCCCCAGAGCCTGCTGGCCGTGCCGGGCGCGCGGGAGGTGGTGCTGGAGCTGAACTCTCTGAGTAAGTCGCACAACATGGCCGGGTGGCGCGTGGGCATGCTGGCAGGCCGGGCCGATCTGCTGCAGGAGGTGCTGCGCTTCAAGAGCAACCTCGACTCCGGGATGTTTCTGCCGGTGCAGCTGGCCGCCGTGGAAGCCCTCAACCTGGATGCTACCTGGTACCAGGAGCTGAACGCCCACTACGCCGCCCGCCGGGAACTGGTGTTTGAGCTGCTCGACGTCATCGGGTGCTCGTACAGCCGGAACCAGGTAGGCTTGTTTGTGTGGGCCACCATTCCGGCCGGGTATGCCGATGGCTACGCCCTCAGCGACGAGCTGCTCTATAACGCCAATGTGTTCATTACGCCGGGCGGCATCTTTGGCAGCAACGGCAACGGGTTTATCCGGGTGAGTTTGTGCCAGACCACGGAGGTGCTGCAGGCGGCATTGGAGCGGGTACGGGCTGTATCCTGA